In one Caballeronia sp. M1242 genomic region, the following are encoded:
- the hutI gene encoding imidazolonepropionase: MSTLWHHCHAATMTGGKYSTIEDAAILTDGGRIEWIGPLADAPRDSGCERVDLGGAWVTPGLIDCHTHLVFGGERSGEFEARLEGATYAEIAARGGGIASTVRATREASEDALFDAARSRALALMRDGVTTIEVKSGYGLDLANERKMLRVARRLASALPLTVRATCLAAHALPPEYTGRADDYIAYVCETMLPALVDEKLVDAVDAFCEHLAFSPQQVERVFRTARDLGVPVKLHAEQLSSLRGATLAARYEALSADHLEYMTEDDAIAMAHAGTVAVLLPGAFYMLRETQVPPVDALRRHGVPIALASDLNPGTSPALSLRMMLNMGCTLFRLTPEEALAGVTIHAARALGLKETHGSLEAGKAADFVAWRINRPAELAYWLGGALPNRVVRKGEEIASDTLAA, from the coding sequence ATGAGCACGCTCTGGCATCACTGTCACGCGGCAACGATGACAGGCGGCAAGTATTCGACCATCGAGGACGCGGCGATTTTGACGGACGGCGGGCGCATCGAGTGGATCGGGCCGCTTGCCGATGCGCCGCGCGATAGCGGCTGCGAGCGAGTCGACCTCGGCGGCGCGTGGGTGACGCCCGGGCTGATCGATTGCCATACGCACCTCGTCTTCGGCGGCGAGCGAAGCGGCGAGTTCGAGGCGCGTCTCGAAGGCGCGACGTACGCGGAAATCGCGGCGCGCGGCGGCGGCATCGCGAGCACGGTTCGCGCGACGCGCGAAGCAAGCGAAGACGCGTTGTTCGACGCGGCCCGCTCTCGCGCGCTGGCTCTGATGCGCGACGGCGTGACGACCATCGAAGTGAAATCCGGCTACGGCCTCGACCTCGCGAACGAACGCAAGATGCTGCGCGTCGCGCGGCGTCTCGCGAGCGCGCTGCCGCTCACGGTGCGCGCGACATGCCTCGCGGCGCATGCGCTGCCGCCCGAGTACACGGGCCGCGCGGACGACTACATCGCCTACGTCTGTGAAACGATGCTGCCGGCGCTTGTCGATGAAAAGCTCGTCGATGCCGTCGATGCCTTTTGCGAGCATCTCGCGTTTTCGCCGCAGCAAGTCGAGCGCGTGTTCCGGACGGCGCGCGACCTCGGCGTGCCGGTCAAGCTGCACGCGGAGCAGTTGTCGTCGCTGCGCGGCGCGACGCTGGCGGCGCGCTACGAGGCGCTGTCGGCGGACCATCTGGAATACATGACGGAGGACGACGCTATCGCGATGGCGCACGCCGGGACCGTCGCCGTGCTGCTGCCGGGCGCGTTTTACATGCTGCGCGAAACGCAAGTCCCGCCCGTCGACGCGCTACGCCGGCACGGCGTGCCGATCGCGCTGGCGAGTGATTTGAATCCGGGCACATCGCCCGCGCTGTCGCTGCGCATGATGCTGAACATGGGCTGCACGCTATTTCGTCTGACGCCGGAGGAAGCGCTCGCGGGCGTCACGATTCACGCGGCGCGCGCACTTGGCCTGAAGGAAACGCACGGCTCGCTGGAGGCGGGAAAGGCGGCCGATTTCGTGGCTTGGCGCATCAATCGGCCTGCGGAACTCGCGTACTGGCTCGGCGGCGCGCTGCCGAATCGGGTGGTTCGAAAAGGCGAGGAGATCGCCTCGGATACGCTCGCCGCATAA
- the hutU gene encoding urocanate hydratase, translating to MTSSSRFRDTQIRAPRGSQLNAKSWLTEAPLRMLMNNLDPDVAENPNELVVYGGIGRAARDWACYDKIVETLKRLESDETLLIQSGKPVGVFRTHKNAPRVLIANSNLVPHWANWEHFNALDAKGLAMYGQMTAGSWIYIGSQGIVQGTYETFVEAGRQHYGGNLKGRWVLTAGLGGMGGAQPLAATLAGACSLNIECQQSRIDFRLKTRYVDEQASDLDDALARIGRYTSEGRAVSVALCANAADVLPELVRRGVRPDLVTDQTSAHDPLNGYLPRGWTWTQYRDRAQSDPAATVKAAKQSMAEHVRAMLAFREQGVPTFDYGNNIRQMAKEEGVENAFDFPGFVPAYIRPLFCRGVGPFRWAALSGDPEDIYKTDAKVKELIADDAHLHRWLDMARERIRFQGLPARICWVGLGQRAKLGLAFNEMVRNGELSAPVVIGRDHLDSGSVASPNRETEAMKDGSDAVSDWPLLNALLNTASGATWVSIHHGGGVGMGFSQHAGVVIVCDGSREADERIARVLHNDPATGVMRHADAGYDIAIECAREKNLDLPMISR from the coding sequence GTGACGTCTTCCTCCCGTTTTCGCGATACCCAGATCCGCGCCCCGCGCGGTAGCCAGCTCAACGCCAAAAGCTGGCTGACCGAAGCGCCGCTGCGCATGTTGATGAACAATCTGGACCCGGACGTCGCGGAGAATCCAAACGAACTCGTGGTCTATGGCGGCATCGGGCGGGCGGCGCGCGACTGGGCCTGCTACGACAAAATCGTCGAGACGCTCAAGCGCCTCGAATCCGATGAAACGCTGCTGATCCAGTCGGGCAAGCCGGTCGGCGTCTTTCGCACGCATAAGAACGCGCCGCGCGTGCTCATCGCCAATTCGAATCTCGTGCCGCATTGGGCTAACTGGGAGCACTTCAACGCGCTCGACGCGAAAGGGCTCGCCATGTACGGTCAGATGACGGCGGGAAGCTGGATCTATATCGGCAGCCAGGGCATCGTGCAAGGCACGTACGAGACGTTCGTCGAAGCGGGACGGCAGCATTACGGCGGCAACCTCAAAGGCCGCTGGGTGCTCACGGCGGGACTCGGCGGCATGGGCGGCGCGCAGCCGCTCGCCGCGACGCTTGCGGGCGCGTGCTCGCTGAATATCGAATGCCAGCAGAGCCGCATCGACTTCCGTCTGAAAACGCGCTATGTCGATGAGCAAGCCAGCGATCTCGACGATGCGCTCGCGCGAATCGGCCGCTATACGTCGGAGGGCCGCGCGGTGTCGGTCGCGTTGTGCGCGAATGCCGCCGACGTGCTGCCCGAGCTCGTGCGGCGCGGCGTGCGGCCGGACCTCGTCACGGATCAGACGAGCGCGCACGATCCGCTGAACGGCTATCTGCCGCGAGGCTGGACGTGGACGCAGTACCGCGACCGCGCGCAGAGCGATCCGGCGGCGACCGTGAAGGCCGCGAAGCAGTCGATGGCCGAGCACGTGCGCGCGATGCTCGCGTTCCGTGAACAGGGCGTGCCGACGTTCGACTACGGCAACAACATCCGCCAGATGGCGAAGGAAGAAGGCGTCGAGAACGCATTCGACTTTCCCGGCTTCGTGCCCGCATATATCCGGCCGCTGTTTTGCCGCGGCGTCGGGCCGTTCCGCTGGGCCGCGCTCTCGGGCGATCCCGAGGACATCTACAAGACGGACGCCAAGGTGAAAGAGCTGATCGCCGACGACGCGCATCTGCATCGCTGGCTCGACATGGCGCGCGAGCGCATCCGCTTTCAGGGCCTGCCGGCGCGCATTTGCTGGGTCGGGCTCGGCCAGCGCGCGAAGCTCGGCCTTGCGTTCAACGAAATGGTGCGTAACGGCGAACTGTCGGCCCCGGTGGTGATCGGGCGGGATCATCTGGATTCGGGGTCGGTCGCGAGTCCGAATCGCGAAACGGAAGCGATGAAGGACGGCTCCGACGCGGTCTCCGACTGGCCGCTGCTCAATGCGCTGCTGAACACGGCTAGCGGCGCGACGTGGGTGTCGATTCACCACGGCGGCGGCGTCGGCATGGGCTTTTCGCAGCACGCGGGCGTCGTGATCGTGTGCGACGGCAGCCGCGAAGCCGACGAGCGCATCGCGCGGGTGCTGCACAACGATCCGGCGACCGGCGTCATGCGCCACGCGGACGCGGGCTATGACATCGCGATCGAATGCGCGCGCGAGAAGAATCTCGATCTGCCGATGATTTCGCGATGA
- a CDS encoding mechanosensitive ion channel family protein, with protein MNLDWLPDTLSRHLPTQPWAQLLLGLAALFIIAEFAQWVIARVLLRIAHRLLVLAGHAAWDQAFIRHRAYHRLWYAAPFAVVALGIGEVPHIGHWATAVARVAHGAAWVCVFLATGSALSAWQDVYAASKEAQTRSIKGYIQIGKLALALICFVLVLSILIDRSPLWMLSGLGALSAVLLLVFKDTLLSLVASTQLTSNDMLRIGDWIEMPQALADGAVKDIALHTVKVQNWDNTITTVPTYKLFSESYRNYRHMFESGARRIKRSMRIDAQCVRFLTDEETQRMMRFRLLHDYLLQKQTEVEQANRNLGELAAEPANRRRLTNIGTFREYGLAYLKHHPEIRQDLAIMVRMMEPESQGIPVEVYCFTATTAWMQYERIQGDVFDHLLAILPEMGLRLYQAPSGTDFAGVAGRLRGEMPTL; from the coding sequence ATGAATCTCGACTGGCTTCCAGACACGCTTTCACGGCATCTTCCGACGCAGCCCTGGGCGCAACTGCTGCTCGGGCTCGCCGCCCTCTTCATCATCGCCGAGTTTGCGCAATGGGTCATCGCGCGCGTGCTGCTGCGGATCGCGCATCGGCTGCTGGTGCTGGCCGGTCATGCGGCGTGGGATCAGGCGTTCATCCGGCATCGCGCGTATCACCGGCTCTGGTATGCGGCGCCGTTCGCGGTCGTCGCGCTCGGCATCGGCGAAGTCCCGCATATCGGGCACTGGGCGACGGCCGTGGCGCGCGTCGCGCACGGCGCGGCATGGGTGTGTGTGTTCCTCGCGACGGGCAGCGCGCTCTCGGCGTGGCAGGACGTCTACGCCGCGAGCAAGGAAGCGCAGACGCGCTCGATCAAGGGCTACATTCAGATCGGCAAGCTCGCGCTCGCGTTGATCTGCTTCGTGCTGGTGCTGTCCATTCTCATCGACCGTTCGCCGCTCTGGATGCTCTCCGGGCTCGGCGCGCTCTCCGCCGTGCTGCTGCTCGTGTTCAAGGACACACTGCTATCGCTGGTCGCGAGCACGCAGCTTACGTCGAACGACATGCTGCGCATCGGCGACTGGATCGAGATGCCGCAAGCGCTGGCCGACGGCGCGGTGAAAGACATCGCGCTGCATACGGTGAAGGTCCAGAACTGGGACAACACCATCACGACGGTGCCCACGTACAAGCTCTTTTCGGAGAGCTATCGCAACTATCGGCACATGTTCGAATCGGGCGCGCGGCGCATCAAACGGTCCATGCGGATCGACGCGCAATGCGTGCGCTTTCTCACCGATGAGGAGACGCAACGCATGATGCGCTTTCGCCTGCTGCACGATTATCTGCTGCAAAAGCAGACGGAAGTCGAACAGGCAAACCGCAATCTCGGCGAGCTCGCGGCGGAGCCTGCGAACCGGCGGCGGCTCACGAATATCGGCACGTTTCGCGAGTACGGGCTCGCGTACCTGAAGCATCATCCGGAGATACGGCAGGATTTGGCGATCATGGTTCGCATGATGGAGCCGGAATCGCAGGGCATTCCGGTCGAGGTTTACTGTTTCACCGCGACGACCGCATGGATGCAATACGAGCGCATTCAGGGCGACGTGTTCGATCATCTGCTCGCGATCCTGCCCGAGATGGGCCTGCGGCTGTATCAAGCGCCTTCGGGCACCGACTTCGCCGGCGTCGCCGGGCGTCTGCGCGGCGAAATGCCGACGCTCTGA
- a CDS encoding GlsB/YeaQ/YmgE family stress response membrane protein gives MLAFIGTLIVGLVVGLIARAIKPGDDSMGWIMTIVLGIAGSLIAGYVGRALGWYQPGQPAGWIASVIGAIILLVIYGMVRGRRA, from the coding sequence ATGCTTGCATTCATCGGTACCTTGATCGTTGGACTGGTCGTCGGTCTGATCGCCCGCGCCATCAAGCCGGGCGACGACAGCATGGGCTGGATCATGACCATCGTGCTCGGCATTGCCGGATCGCTGATCGCGGGATACGTAGGCCGGGCGCTCGGCTGGTATCAGCCGGGACAGCCTGCGGGGTGGATCGCCTCGGTCATCGGCGCGATCATTCTGCTCGTCATCTATGGGATGGTGCGCGGACGTCGCGCTTAA
- a CDS encoding LysR family transcriptional regulator — MIDRVHAMRVFTRVVDTNSFTRAAESLGMPRASVSTTVQQLEALVGVQLLARTTRRLNLTVDGAAYYERCAQILADIDELESGFGAGEERLRGRLRVEMPDTVATSIVVPALPEFHARYPQIELSIGIGMRNVDLVGEGVDCSIQLGELPDSGLIARRLGMLEQVTCASPAYLEKHGTPATLDELAQHVAVNCVPEKSGRPADFEFDVDGKPFTVSMRGFVQVADEHAYLACGLEGLGLIQPLSIAAQPYLRSGQLREVLPQWKSPPLKVSVAFLKSRQATPRVSAFVDWLAELFERSQQMDDTLTSLYRAARRRPEETADA, encoded by the coding sequence GTGATCGATCGCGTGCATGCCATGCGTGTCTTTACGCGTGTCGTCGATACGAACAGCTTCACGCGCGCCGCCGAATCGCTCGGCATGCCGCGTGCAAGCGTCTCGACGACCGTGCAACAACTCGAAGCGCTTGTCGGCGTGCAACTGCTCGCACGCACGACGCGGCGCCTGAACCTGACCGTCGACGGCGCCGCGTACTACGAACGCTGCGCGCAGATTCTCGCCGACATCGACGAACTCGAATCCGGCTTCGGCGCGGGTGAAGAACGGCTGCGCGGACGGCTGCGCGTCGAGATGCCGGATACAGTCGCGACGTCGATCGTCGTGCCCGCGCTGCCGGAGTTTCACGCGCGTTATCCGCAGATCGAACTGTCGATCGGCATCGGCATGCGCAATGTGGATCTCGTCGGCGAAGGCGTCGATTGCAGCATCCAGCTCGGCGAATTGCCCGATTCGGGATTGATCGCGCGGCGGCTCGGCATGCTCGAACAGGTGACGTGCGCGAGCCCCGCCTATCTGGAAAAGCACGGCACGCCCGCGACCCTCGACGAACTCGCGCAGCACGTCGCGGTGAACTGCGTGCCGGAAAAAAGCGGCCGTCCCGCTGACTTTGAATTCGACGTGGATGGCAAGCCGTTCACCGTGAGCATGCGCGGCTTCGTGCAGGTCGCCGACGAGCACGCGTACCTCGCGTGCGGGCTCGAAGGGCTCGGCCTGATCCAGCCGCTTTCCATCGCGGCGCAGCCGTATCTGCGCTCTGGCCAACTGCGGGAAGTGCTGCCGCAATGGAAATCGCCGCCGCTCAAGGTGTCGGTCGCGTTCCTGAAAAGCAGGCAGGCGACGCCGCGCGTTTCTGCTTTCGTCGACTGGCTCGCGGAACTGTTCGAGCGCTCGCAACAGATGGACGACACGCTCACGAGCCTGTATCGCGCGGCGCGGCGTCGGCCCGAGGAAACGGCGGACGCCTGA
- a CDS encoding bifunctional diguanylate cyclase/phosphodiesterase, with amino-acid sequence MASVIPASLSRFKRSGSWIDDALYAVAVYAVPFLIAIGTIATLYFLPRQYESRGAIALPLRVVADEGEQLRPAEALAALSAAAPVQRYSTHLSEKPVWFTFTAPPMGGELTTTVELPSRHAQTLACWDAATLLPLGRADRDSASGSMHPVKAGFFIQAGRLTQPETILCRGTYSGPAQINALAWNWQGLRSSALDFQESSGLIAGGLLTLAVFVFVTALINREWTYVIFAVWLVGNLRLCANAMGWDMQWLGRVLPSEFMMPLRQITFAAYYLLTAALFAQLFRRELRVVGYRWLLRVIQYVGIVLLVAALALPYSLFIPTLWVIAGFGICVLVFFLVRLVWMARSRTVLWYVASLAIVLFATFSEVLGAAFGVKLLLSGVNTVMAALSSSMMAAFAIAEQMRAERDVRRQAQMELRNTYEVTPIGLFTLDEKGHFVRTNPALRAMLDLQKGEYKQRHWHDYFEPGAWGALQALASKGSDGELEMSGSVERGTGERRYLLKAIRSNGWIEGSLQDTTERSKAVERLRFLAEHDPLTGSLNRRGVEKAIAAQNEESLPWALAYVDLDRFKLVNDLFGHRSGDEVLRQVAARTRAHFARSYPVGRIGGDEFVCVMNDTSIEDAIAQCRELISILSDAPYQVGNRAFQVKASIGLVECSQGVRVQDALSHADRACREAKKVAHTHLVTYRKGAAAFEERAEELKLVETLGRNRLPPGLFLVMQPIMSLRAPNESLNFEVLLRMRAPDGTTLPAGKVIVAAEESGNIAAIDRWVISTLLEWIETHRHELTNTQFICVNLSGGSLNDEQFMEDIFALFARHQSVVQYLCLEITESVALHDLENTQRFIARVHEMGGKIALDDFGAGYTSFKYLKSLSADALKIDGEFVRSMCEHPADIAIVEAIVALARNLGMRSVAEWVEDIDTLRALQEIGVDYVQGFLVARPQDSSAILAARSAASFVKDPEVVSFVQCLSEPAQAIAIDFERRTRAASTH; translated from the coding sequence ATGGCGTCGGTTATTCCAGCTTCCTTATCGAGATTCAAACGAAGCGGCTCGTGGATCGACGACGCGCTGTACGCCGTCGCCGTCTACGCGGTGCCGTTTCTCATTGCGATCGGCACCATCGCCACGCTTTATTTTCTGCCGCGCCAGTACGAATCGCGCGGCGCCATTGCGCTGCCACTGCGCGTCGTGGCGGACGAAGGCGAGCAGTTGCGACCCGCCGAGGCGCTCGCTGCGCTGAGCGCCGCCGCGCCCGTTCAACGTTACAGCACCCATCTTTCCGAAAAGCCCGTCTGGTTCACGTTCACTGCGCCGCCAATGGGCGGCGAGTTGACGACCACGGTGGAATTGCCTTCGCGTCATGCGCAAACGCTTGCCTGCTGGGACGCAGCGACCTTGCTCCCGCTCGGCCGAGCCGACCGCGATTCAGCGAGCGGGTCGATGCATCCGGTGAAGGCCGGCTTCTTCATTCAGGCGGGGCGCCTCACGCAACCCGAGACGATCCTTTGCCGCGGCACGTACTCCGGTCCGGCCCAGATCAACGCGCTCGCGTGGAACTGGCAGGGCCTGCGCAGTTCCGCGCTCGACTTTCAGGAAAGCTCCGGTCTCATCGCGGGCGGCCTTCTGACGCTCGCCGTCTTCGTTTTCGTCACGGCGCTCATCAACCGCGAGTGGACGTACGTCATCTTCGCGGTATGGCTCGTCGGCAATCTCCGTCTGTGCGCGAACGCGATGGGCTGGGACATGCAGTGGCTCGGCCGCGTGCTGCCGTCGGAATTCATGATGCCGCTGCGGCAGATCACGTTCGCTGCCTACTATCTGCTCACCGCCGCGTTGTTCGCGCAGTTGTTCCGTCGCGAGCTACGCGTGGTCGGGTATCGGTGGCTGCTGCGGGTCATTCAGTACGTGGGCATCGTGCTGCTCGTCGCGGCGCTTGCGTTGCCTTATTCGCTGTTCATCCCGACGCTGTGGGTCATCGCGGGCTTTGGCATCTGCGTGCTGGTGTTCTTCCTTGTGCGCCTCGTGTGGATGGCGCGTTCGCGGACCGTGCTGTGGTATGTCGCGTCGCTTGCCATCGTGCTGTTCGCCACCTTCTCGGAAGTGCTCGGGGCCGCGTTCGGCGTGAAGCTGCTCCTGAGCGGCGTCAACACGGTCATGGCCGCGCTGTCGTCGAGCATGATGGCCGCGTTCGCCATCGCCGAGCAGATGCGCGCCGAGCGCGACGTCCGGCGGCAGGCGCAGATGGAGTTGCGCAATACCTATGAAGTCACGCCCATCGGGCTTTTCACGCTCGACGAGAAAGGTCACTTCGTCCGCACGAATCCCGCGTTGCGCGCCATGCTCGACTTGCAAAAGGGCGAGTACAAGCAGCGTCACTGGCACGACTATTTCGAGCCGGGCGCGTGGGGCGCGTTGCAGGCGCTTGCATCGAAGGGCAGCGACGGCGAACTCGAAATGAGCGGTTCGGTGGAACGCGGCACCGGCGAGCGGCGCTATTTGCTGAAGGCCATACGCTCGAACGGCTGGATAGAAGGTTCACTGCAGGACACGACCGAACGTTCGAAAGCGGTCGAGCGCCTGCGGTTTCTCGCCGAGCACGATCCGCTCACCGGCTCGCTGAACCGCCGCGGCGTCGAGAAAGCGATCGCTGCGCAGAACGAGGAATCGCTGCCGTGGGCGCTCGCGTATGTCGATCTCGACCGCTTCAAGCTCGTCAACGACCTCTTCGGACACCGAAGCGGCGACGAAGTCTTGCGGCAAGTCGCCGCGCGCACCCGGGCGCATTTTGCGCGCAGCTATCCGGTCGGCCGTATCGGCGGCGACGAGTTCGTCTGCGTGATGAACGACACGTCGATCGAAGACGCCATCGCGCAATGCCGCGAGCTCATCTCCATTCTGAGCGACGCGCCGTATCAGGTCGGCAATCGCGCGTTTCAGGTGAAGGCGTCGATCGGGCTCGTGGAATGTTCGCAGGGCGTGCGCGTGCAGGACGCGCTTTCGCACGCCGACCGCGCGTGCCGCGAAGCCAAGAAGGTCGCGCACACGCATCTGGTCACGTATCGCAAGGGCGCGGCGGCGTTCGAGGAGCGCGCGGAAGAACTGAAGCTCGTCGAAACGCTGGGGCGCAATCGGCTGCCGCCCGGCCTCTTTCTCGTGATGCAGCCGATCATGTCGCTGCGCGCGCCGAACGAGTCGCTGAACTTCGAAGTGCTGCTGCGCATGCGCGCGCCCGACGGGACCACGCTGCCGGCGGGCAAGGTCATCGTGGCGGCGGAGGAATCGGGCAATATCGCGGCCATCGACCGCTGGGTGATTTCCACGCTGCTCGAATGGATCGAGACGCACCGCCATGAATTGACGAACACGCAGTTCATCTGCGTGAACTTGTCCGGCGGCTCGCTCAACGACGAGCAGTTCATGGAGGACATCTTCGCGCTCTTCGCGCGGCACCAGTCGGTCGTCCAGTATCTGTGCCTCGAGATTACCGAGAGCGTCGCGCTGCACGACCTCGAAAACACGCAGCGTTTCATTGCGCGCGTTCACGAAATGGGCGGCAAGATCGCGCTCGACGATTTCGGCGCGGGTTATACGTCGTTCAAATACCTGAAGTCGCTTTCGGCGGATGCGCTCAAGATCGACGGCGAATTCGTGCGCTCGATGTGCGAACATCCGGCGGATATCGCGATCGTCGAGGCGATCGTCGCGCTGGCGCGCAATCTCGGCATGCGAAGCGTGGCGGAGTGGGTCGAAGATATCGATACGCTGCGCGCGTTGCAGGAAATCGGCGTCGATTACGTGCAGGGCTTTCTGGTCGCGCGGCCGCAGGACAGTTCGGCCATTCTCGCGGCCCGCTCGGCGGCGAGCTTCGTCAAGGACCCGGAGGTCGTCAGCTTCGTGCAGTGTCTGTCGGAACCGGCGCAGGCCATTGCCATCGACTTCGAGCGGCGCACGCGCGCCGCGAGCACGCACTGA
- a CDS encoding YciI-like protein: protein MHYLLVYHLCADYLERRAQFRDAHLKLAWEAVERGEIVLAGALDAPADRAMLLFQGDSPDAAEAFARNDPYVTNKLVERWEVRKWNTVVGEDAATPVR from the coding sequence ATGCACTATCTGCTGGTTTATCACCTGTGCGCGGACTATCTGGAGCGCCGCGCGCAATTTCGAGATGCGCATCTGAAGCTGGCGTGGGAAGCTGTCGAGCGCGGGGAGATCGTGCTGGCGGGCGCGCTGGACGCGCCGGCGGATCGCGCGATGCTGCTGTTTCAGGGTGACTCGCCCGACGCCGCCGAAGCCTTCGCGCGCAACGATCCGTATGTGACGAACAAACTGGTCGAGCGCTGGGAAGTGCGCAAATGGAACACGGTGGTGGGCGAGGACGCGGCCACGCCCGTTCGCTAG
- a CDS encoding OmpA family protein: MSINLVQAVNTAISSEIAEQLSQKFGIPAQIVQQLAARTAPGLVASVMDRSALADGARAVYSVIMSPEANAFVAEQLRNVITTTAGLKHLEASGHLLASRATGQRIDALTDAVSAETGVPVQATSALAGMLSAIMFGILKHHFLLSQANLAQLPGLLRDQIGEMRASLTHNAASAIGVGNVDGFVSSIGARLDAVGSTLDIADELPVPTAGSATYASPAPSLARNTPPVIAPPPPPAPPAAPAPTMSAPLRAPVRKPAPKRSNKAVWLLFAVLAAILALVYYRGLTHNPSVDLSSNAATTPVATIAQPASQATAPIDAASTAIPASVSAATASSAPASEAAASTPVTAAKDAQMVFSVSEAGVPSIQATVGTDAEKQQLVAALEHRFGQGYSAEVSVAPGTPAAPWLGRLKELTPLMAVPGAEAKVVGSKVELSGAAADAKLGWTERLKNSLGGMFQVSSFDVDGAVARATQSFRSAMKTLLATDDACSGPKLTAVLDLQVVNFGRSSATVPEGAAATLGETAQLLKNCAAKGSMVNLDIAGYSDGVGAPPAKLEMSKERAQAVRAFLVKSGVPPQSLTATGYGDANPVADNATASGRFANRRIEFVVK, encoded by the coding sequence ATGAGTATCAATCTGGTTCAGGCGGTCAACACCGCGATCTCCAGCGAGATTGCGGAACAGTTATCGCAGAAGTTCGGCATTCCTGCGCAGATCGTGCAGCAACTGGCCGCGCGCACCGCGCCGGGGCTGGTCGCCTCGGTGATGGACCGGTCGGCGCTCGCCGACGGCGCGCGTGCCGTGTATTCCGTCATCATGTCGCCCGAAGCGAACGCCTTCGTGGCCGAGCAGTTGCGAAACGTCATCACGACGACCGCCGGCCTCAAGCATCTGGAGGCGTCGGGTCATCTGCTCGCTTCGCGCGCGACGGGCCAGCGCATCGACGCGCTGACCGACGCGGTATCGGCCGAGACCGGCGTGCCCGTGCAGGCCACGTCCGCGCTCGCGGGCATGTTGTCGGCCATCATGTTCGGCATTCTCAAGCATCACTTCCTGCTTTCGCAGGCGAACTTGGCGCAGTTGCCGGGCTTGCTGCGCGACCAGATCGGCGAAATGCGCGCCTCGCTCACGCATAACGCGGCGAGCGCTATCGGCGTGGGCAACGTGGATGGCTTCGTGAGCAGCATCGGCGCGCGGCTCGACGCAGTCGGTTCGACGCTCGATATCGCCGACGAACTCCCCGTGCCGACAGCGGGCTCCGCGACCTACGCTTCGCCTGCGCCTTCGCTGGCGCGGAACACGCCGCCGGTCATCGCTCCGCCGCCTCCGCCCGCGCCTCCCGCAGCACCGGCGCCGACGATGTCCGCGCCGCTGCGCGCTCCCGTGCGCAAGCCGGCGCCGAAGCGGTCCAACAAGGCGGTGTGGCTGCTTTTCGCGGTGCTCGCCGCGATTCTCGCGCTCGTGTATTACCGCGGCTTGACGCACAACCCCAGCGTCGATCTCAGCTCGAACGCGGCAACGACGCCCGTTGCGACCATCGCGCAGCCCGCTTCGCAGGCCACCGCCCCGATCGACGCGGCGTCGACCGCTATCCCCGCTTCCGTCTCGGCCGCCACCGCCAGTTCCGCCCCGGCGAGCGAAGCAGCAGCCAGCACGCCGGTGACGGCGGCGAAGGACGCGCAGATGGTGTTTTCCGTCAGCGAAGCGGGCGTCCCTTCCATTCAGGCGACGGTCGGCACGGACGCTGAAAAGCAGCAACTCGTTGCGGCGCTCGAGCATCGTTTCGGACAAGGGTACAGCGCGGAAGTCTCGGTGGCGCCGGGTACGCCTGCGGCCCCGTGGCTTGGGCGGCTCAAGGAATTGACGCCGTTGATGGCGGTGCCGGGCGCGGAGGCGAAGGTCGTCGGTTCCAAGGTTGAGTTGAGCGGCGCCGCGGCGGACGCCAAGCTCGGCTGGACGGAACGCCTGAAGAACTCGCTCGGCGGCATGTTCCAGGTCAGTTCGTTCGACGTGGACGGCGCGGTGGCGCGCGCCACCCAGTCGTTTCGCAGCGCGATGAAGACGCTGCTGGCCACCGACGACGCCTGCTCCGGCCCGAAACTCACGGCTGTGCTCGACCTGCAGGTGGTCAACTTCGGCCGTTCGAGCGCCACGGTGCCGGAAGGCGCGGCCGCGACGCTCGGCGAAACGGCGCAGCTGCTCAAGAACTGCGCGGCGAAAGGTTCGATGGTCAACCTCGACATCGCTGGCTATTCGGACGGCGTAGGCGCCCCGCCCGCGAAGCTGGAAATGTCGAAAGAACGTGCGCAGGCCGTTCGCGCGTTCCTCGTGAAGAGCGGCGTGCCGCCGCAGTCGCTCACGGCAACGGGCTACGGCGATGCCAACCCTGTCGCCGACAACGCGACCGCCAGCGGACGCTTCGCGAACCGTCGAATCGAGTTCGTCGTCAAGTAA